From Quercus lobata isolate SW786 chromosome 1, ValleyOak3.0 Primary Assembly, whole genome shotgun sequence, one genomic window encodes:
- the LOC115978400 gene encoding uncharacterized protein LOC115978400 isoform X2: MATTIQSDIRSALHVATSTILSRGGGGGGGGGTRRAVAVCSFPIRRTKSSLRLRAFFSSSSSSSNDAVLKSQEKPPICTADELHYVPVSSSDWKLALWRYRPSPQAPPRNHPLLLLSGVGTNAIGYDLSPESSFARYMSGQGFDTWILEVRGAGLSVQGSNAKEIKQSANERSRQMEAASKSMTNSAFPVEPQSTNSTIAFAESETFAVKEKESETMTVKGDTTGMATVWDESRLVMKLTETFMRLSERLSGFLSEGQSKIMSAKLFDQISRLLVDSQLSGRFNDIRDKLLGLLETRQNSSIASQIRDLSQRIVNIIDEGQISVSPPLFDLQERFVSTIEDFQKQLDLIVKYDWDFDHYLEEDVPAAIEYVTAESKPKDGKLLAIGHSMGGILLYSTLSRCGRDSRFAAIVTLASSLDYTSSKSSLKLLLPLADPAQALSVPVVPLGTLLAAAYPLSSRPPYVLSWLNNLISAEDMMHPELLKKLVLNNFCTIPAKLLLQLTTAFREGGLCDRSGTLSYKDHVHKGNVPILALAGDQDLICPPEAVEATVKLIPEQLVTYKVFGEPGGPHYAHYDLVGGRLAVEQVYPCITQFLTQHDSA; this comes from the exons atggcaACGACGATTCAATCCGATATTCGCTCGGCTCTGCACGTGGCCACGTCGACCATCCTCTCacgcggcggcggcggcggcggcggcggtggAACCCGTCGAGCAGTGGCTGTTTGTTCGTTTCCCATTAGGAGAACGAAGTCGTCGTTGAGGCTGAGAgctttcttctcctcctcctcctcctcctcgaACGACGCCGTTTTGAAGAGTCAGGAAAAACCGCCGATATGTACGGCGGACGAGCTCCACTATGTCCCCGTGTCAAGCTCCGATTGGAAGCTCGCCCTCTGGCGCTACCGTCCTTCCCCTCAG gCTCCTCCGAGGAATCATCCGCTGTTACTGTTGTCTGGAGTGGGAACTAATGCTATTGGATACGATCTCTCTCCtgag TCTTCATTTGCTCGGTATATGTCTGGCCAAGGGTTTGACACATGGATCCTTGAAGTTCGAGGCGCTGGGTTGAGTGTGCAGGGATCGAACGCCAAAGAAATTAAGCAGTCTGCCAATGAAAGATCGAGGCAGATGGAAGCTGCTTCCAAGAGTATGACCAATAGTGCTTTTCCCGTGGAACCACAGTCAACTAATAGCACTATAGCTTTTGCAGAATCTGAGACTTTTGCTgtcaaagaaaaagaatctgAGACCATGACTGTCAAAGGAGACACAACGGGAATGGCAACAGTGTGGGATGAATCAAGACTGGTAATGAAATTGACAGAAACCTTTATGCGTTTGTCTGAAAGACTCTCTGGCTTTCTCAGTGAAGGTCAATCCAAGATCATGTCTGCTAAATTATTTGATCAGATTTCAAGACTTTTGGTGGATTCTCAGTTATCCGGTCGATTTAATGATATAAGGGACAAGCTATTAGGTTTGTTGGAAACAAGGCAAAATTCCAGTATTGCTAGCCAAATCAGGGATCTGAGCCAAAGGATTGTAAATATCATTGATGAGGGCCAAATATCTGTTTCACCTCCATTGTTTGACTTGCAAGAGCGTTTTGTTTCAACAATAGAAGATTTCCAGAAGCAACTTGACTTGATAGTGAAATATGACTGGGACTTTGATCATTACTTGGAAGAGGATGTTCCAGCTGCG ATTGAATATGTAACAGCAGAAAGCAAACCAAAGGATGGTAAATTGCTTGCAATTGGACACTCCATGGGTGGTATCTTGCTTTATTCAACCCTTTCACGATGTG GAAGAGACTCGAGATTTGCAGCTATTGTTACTTTGGCATCATCCCTTGACTACACATCTTCAAAATCATCACTCAAATTGCTCTTACCACTT GCGGATCCTGCGCAGGCTCTCAGTGTACCTGTCGTTCCTTTGGGAACATTATTGGCAGCAGCTTATCCTCTCTCATCTCGACCTCCTTATGTCTTGTCTTGGCTTAATAATCTTATTTCAGCAGAGGACATGATGCACCCTGAGTTGTTAAAAAAGCTTGTCTTAAACAACTTCT GTACTATACCTGCTAAACTTCTCTTGCAGCTTACAACGGCTTTTCGAGAGGGTGGGTTATGTGACAGGAGTGGTACCCTTTCTTACAAGGATCATGTACATAAAGGCAATGTCCCTATCTTAGCACTAGCTGGTGACCAGGATCTCATATGCCCACCTGAAGCTGTAGAGG CAACTGTTAAACTCATACCTGAGCAACTGGTTACCTATAAAGTATTTGGAGAGCCTGGAGGTCCACATTATGCCCACTATGATTTGGTGGGAGGACGATTG GCTGTGGAGCAGGTGTATCCATGTATAACCCAATTCCTTACTCAGCATGACTCAGCGTGA
- the LOC115978400 gene encoding uncharacterized protein LOC115978400 isoform X1, whose product MATTIQSDIRSALHVATSTILSRGGGGGGGGGTRRAVAVCSFPIRRTKSSLRLRAFFSSSSSSSNDAVLKSQEKPPICTADELHYVPVSSSDWKLALWRYRPSPQAPPRNHPLLLLSGVGTNAIGYDLSPESSFARYMSGQGFDTWILEVRGAGLSVQGSNAKEIKQSANERSRQMEAASKSMTNSAFPVEPQSTNSTIAFAESETFAVKEKESETMTVKGDTTGMATVWDESRLVMKLTETFMRLSERLSGFLSEGQSKIMSAKLFDQISRLLVDSQLSGRFNDIRDKLLGLLETRQNSSIASQIRDLSQRIVNIIDEGQISVSPPLFDLQERFVSTIEDFQKQLDLIVKYDWDFDHYLEEDVPAAIEYVTAESKPKDGKLLAIGHSMGGILLYSTLSRCAFEGRDSRFAAIVTLASSLDYTSSKSSLKLLLPLADPAQALSVPVVPLGTLLAAAYPLSSRPPYVLSWLNNLISAEDMMHPELLKKLVLNNFCTIPAKLLLQLTTAFREGGLCDRSGTLSYKDHVHKGNVPILALAGDQDLICPPEAVEATVKLIPEQLVTYKVFGEPGGPHYAHYDLVGGRLAVEQVYPCITQFLTQHDSA is encoded by the exons atggcaACGACGATTCAATCCGATATTCGCTCGGCTCTGCACGTGGCCACGTCGACCATCCTCTCacgcggcggcggcggcggcggcggcggtggAACCCGTCGAGCAGTGGCTGTTTGTTCGTTTCCCATTAGGAGAACGAAGTCGTCGTTGAGGCTGAGAgctttcttctcctcctcctcctcctcctcgaACGACGCCGTTTTGAAGAGTCAGGAAAAACCGCCGATATGTACGGCGGACGAGCTCCACTATGTCCCCGTGTCAAGCTCCGATTGGAAGCTCGCCCTCTGGCGCTACCGTCCTTCCCCTCAG gCTCCTCCGAGGAATCATCCGCTGTTACTGTTGTCTGGAGTGGGAACTAATGCTATTGGATACGATCTCTCTCCtgag TCTTCATTTGCTCGGTATATGTCTGGCCAAGGGTTTGACACATGGATCCTTGAAGTTCGAGGCGCTGGGTTGAGTGTGCAGGGATCGAACGCCAAAGAAATTAAGCAGTCTGCCAATGAAAGATCGAGGCAGATGGAAGCTGCTTCCAAGAGTATGACCAATAGTGCTTTTCCCGTGGAACCACAGTCAACTAATAGCACTATAGCTTTTGCAGAATCTGAGACTTTTGCTgtcaaagaaaaagaatctgAGACCATGACTGTCAAAGGAGACACAACGGGAATGGCAACAGTGTGGGATGAATCAAGACTGGTAATGAAATTGACAGAAACCTTTATGCGTTTGTCTGAAAGACTCTCTGGCTTTCTCAGTGAAGGTCAATCCAAGATCATGTCTGCTAAATTATTTGATCAGATTTCAAGACTTTTGGTGGATTCTCAGTTATCCGGTCGATTTAATGATATAAGGGACAAGCTATTAGGTTTGTTGGAAACAAGGCAAAATTCCAGTATTGCTAGCCAAATCAGGGATCTGAGCCAAAGGATTGTAAATATCATTGATGAGGGCCAAATATCTGTTTCACCTCCATTGTTTGACTTGCAAGAGCGTTTTGTTTCAACAATAGAAGATTTCCAGAAGCAACTTGACTTGATAGTGAAATATGACTGGGACTTTGATCATTACTTGGAAGAGGATGTTCCAGCTGCG ATTGAATATGTAACAGCAGAAAGCAAACCAAAGGATGGTAAATTGCTTGCAATTGGACACTCCATGGGTGGTATCTTGCTTTATTCAACCCTTTCACGATGTG CTTTTGAAGGAAGAGACTCGAGATTTGCAGCTATTGTTACTTTGGCATCATCCCTTGACTACACATCTTCAAAATCATCACTCAAATTGCTCTTACCACTT GCGGATCCTGCGCAGGCTCTCAGTGTACCTGTCGTTCCTTTGGGAACATTATTGGCAGCAGCTTATCCTCTCTCATCTCGACCTCCTTATGTCTTGTCTTGGCTTAATAATCTTATTTCAGCAGAGGACATGATGCACCCTGAGTTGTTAAAAAAGCTTGTCTTAAACAACTTCT GTACTATACCTGCTAAACTTCTCTTGCAGCTTACAACGGCTTTTCGAGAGGGTGGGTTATGTGACAGGAGTGGTACCCTTTCTTACAAGGATCATGTACATAAAGGCAATGTCCCTATCTTAGCACTAGCTGGTGACCAGGATCTCATATGCCCACCTGAAGCTGTAGAGG CAACTGTTAAACTCATACCTGAGCAACTGGTTACCTATAAAGTATTTGGAGAGCCTGGAGGTCCACATTATGCCCACTATGATTTGGTGGGAGGACGATTG GCTGTGGAGCAGGTGTATCCATGTATAACCCAATTCCTTACTCAGCATGACTCAGCGTGA